In Musa acuminata AAA Group cultivar baxijiao chromosome BXJ3-11, Cavendish_Baxijiao_AAA, whole genome shotgun sequence, one DNA window encodes the following:
- the LOC103970090 gene encoding large ribosomal subunit protein eL14z, protein MPFKRYVEIGRVALVNYGKEYGRLVVIVDVIDQNRALVDAPDMVRGQMNFKRLSLTDIRIDIPRVPKKKTLIAAMEAADVKNKWENSSWGRKLIVQKRRASLNDFDRFKVMLAKIKRGGVIRQELAKLKKETAV, encoded by the exons ATG CCGTTCAAGCGATATGTGGAGATCGGCAGGGTTGCCCTCGTGAACTACGGGAAGGAATACGGCAGGCTTGTCGTCATCGTCGACGTTATTGATCAGAACAGA GCCTTGGTCGATGCTCCTGACATGGTGCGTGGTCAAATGAACTTCAAGAGGCTTTCTCTTACTGATATAAGGATCGACATACCACGAGTTCCCAAGAAGAAGACCCTTATTGCTGCCATGGAAGCTGCTG ATGTGAAGAACAAATGGGAGAACAGCTCATGGGGCAGGAAGCTAATTGTGCAGAAGAGGAGAGCTTCACTAAATGACTTTGACAGGTTCAAGGTCATGTTGGCAAAGATTAAG AGAGGGGGTGTTATCAGGCAAGAGCTGGCCAAGCTTAAAAAGGAGACTGCAGTTTGA
- the LOC135653449 gene encoding NAC domain-containing protein 21/22-like, producing MGLRDIEFTLPPGFRFYPSDEELVCHYLYKKVINESTSEATMVEVDLHTREPWELPDVAKLGADEWYFFSFRDRKYATGSRTNRATRSGYWKATGKDRTVYEPSTHAKVGMRKTLVFYGGRAPNGIKSGWIMHEFRMENPHSPPKEDWVLCRVFKKSKGEAEHENTGSSSPTLGSSSSPLDLLMPDVVCHEQLGSSFSTLPRQEDSSSNPFMNMAMLQCNLLDFPQEIMGSTAMVGMSSSCEGEIGCLMELGFGHGFGEAGMARLDATAGFWMDKMSD from the exons ATGGGACTGAGAGACATAGAATTCACGTTGCCACCAGGGTTCAGGTTCTACCCCAGCGATGAGGAGCTGGTCTGTCACTATCTCTACAAGAAGGTGATCAACGAAAGCACCTCGGAGGCGACCATGGTGGAGGTGGATCTGCACACTCGCGAGCCATGGGAGCTTCCAG ATGTGGCTAAGCTGGGCGCCGacgagtggtacttcttcagctTCCGCGACCGCAAGTACGCCACCGGATCGCGCACGAATCGGGCGACCAGATCTGGTTACTGGAAAGCTACCGGGAAAGATAGAACGGTTTACGAGCCGAGCACGCATGCGAAGGTTGGGATGAGGAAGACGCTGGTGTTCTACGGAGGTAGAGCTCCCAATGGAATAAAGTCTGGCTGGATCATGCATGAGTTCCGAATGGAGAACCCTCATTCACCCCCAaag GAGGACTGGGTTCTTTGTCGGGTGTTTAAGAAAAGCAAAGGGGAGGCTGAGCACGAGAACACTGGTTCTTCTTCTCCCACCTTGGGGTCATCTTCTTCGCCACTGGACCTCCTTATGCCAGATGTTGTGTGCCATGAACAGTTGGGTTCATCATTCTCCACACTCCCACGGCAAGAAGACAGCAGCTCAAACCCCTTTATGAACATGGCAATGCTGCAGTGCAACCTGCTTGACTTCCCACAGGAGATCATGGGAAGCACGGCGATGGTGGGGATGAGCTCAAGCTGTGAGGGTGAGATTGGATGCCTGATGGAGTTGGGATTCGGGCATGGTTTTGGGGAAGCAGGAATGGCAAGGTTGGATGCTACAGCAGGCTTTTGGATGGACAAGATGAGTGATTGA